From one Trifolium pratense cultivar HEN17-A07 linkage group LG1, ARS_RC_1.1, whole genome shotgun sequence genomic stretch:
- the LOC123885601 gene encoding two-component response regulator ORR21 isoform X1 yields the protein MEQSSMNSGEFPAGLRVLVVDDDVTTLKIIERMSVRCHYRVTTCSEATAALKILRERKGCFDVVLSDVHMPDMDGYKLLEHVGLEMDLPVIMMSVDDRTSTVMKGIRHGACDYFIKPVRLEELRNIWQHVARKFLNESKEHDNSSSREDNDRNNISSAAGATKGIVKEQKKRSNLKDEEDVELENDDPSTSKKPRVVWSVELHQQFVSAVNQLGLDKAVPKKILELMNVPGLTRENVASHLQKFRLYLKRLSGVAQQQNEMLNTVPGTIESKLAAAERYIQTVAASGYVSPETLAALHAELLGHPVTNIVPTVDRTTLMQAFEQEPKHSGADDHDVASGQPLAKCPSNIVNNFPQSILKVDNSSLGYGAWPPSDTLGSVSRGSLGVPNNNMVIDILQHHQKHQHQQKQQKSPIHDQNQSINVQPSCLVVPAQSSDTFQEVKSVASVNKDCSFSRNAIIDYSQQSQKSNISSSTSQYLGRDTKSTSISPLMSSFSVGSSNSNIQQIQNSTSTFGAARPLPSLLPMTFRQVPYDIKSSDSLDQVCLRNPRFVGKGNHISSFENEIESSASDFSHMKVFVACNGNTVKEEPKEEPNFIRYSNVNHPVLYNYPSHDHSSAST from the exons ATGGAGCAGTCAAGTATGAACTCCGGCGAGTTTCCGGCTGGTTTAAGAGTTCTGGTTGTTGATGATGACGTCACTACCTTGAAGATAATTGAGCGAATGTCTGTTCGCTGCCATTATCGCG TCACTACATGCTCTGAGGCTACTGCTGCTTTAAAAATTCTGCGGGAAAGGAAAGGCTGTTTTGATGTTGTGTTGAGTGATGTTCATATGCCAGACATGGATGGCTATAAACTCCTTGAACATGTTGGGTTGGAAATGGACCTTCCTGTTATTA TGATGTCTGTTGATGATAGGACAAGTACTGTCATGAAGGGAATTAGACATGGGGCTTGTGATTATTTTATTAAGCCCGTACGTTTGGAAGAACTTAGGAATATATGGCAGCATGTTGCTAGGAAATTTTTGAATGAAAGTAAAGAACATGATAATTCTAGCAGCAGAGAAGATAATGATCGCAATAACATTTCTTCTGCTGCTGGTGCAACAAAAGGAATAGttaaagaacaaaaaaagaGAAGCAATttaaaagatgaagaagatgttgAATTGGAGAATGATGATCCCTCTACATCTAAGAAGCCTCGTGTAGTGTGGTCAGTGGAACTGCATCAACAATTTGTCAGTGCTGTGAATCAACTAGGACTTGACA AGGCTGTACCAAAGAAAATACTTGAATTGATGAATGTCCCTGGTTTGACTAGAGAAAATGTTGCGAGTCATTTGCAG AAATTTAGACTTTATTTGAAGCGATTAAGTGGAGTGGCACAGCAACAGAATGAGATGCTAAACACAGTTCCCGGGACTATAGAATCCAAACTAGCTGCTGCTGAAAGATACATACAAACTGTGGCTGCTTCCGGCTATGTTTCCCCTGAAACACTTGCAGCCCTTCATGCTGAACTCTTAGGTCACCCGGTAACTAACATAGTGCCTACAGTGGATAGGACTACGCTAATGCAAGCATTTGAACAGGAGCCAAAACACTCTGGTGCTGATGACCATGATGTAGCATCTGGTCAGCCTCTTGCAAAATGTCCTTCCAACATTGTCAATAATTTCCCTCAGTCCATCTTAAAAGTAGATAATTCATCGTTAGGATATGGAGCATGGCCGCCATCTGATACACTTGGTTCAGTCTCTAGGGGAAGTTTAGGCGTTCCGAATAATAACATGGTGATAGATATATTGCAGCACCATCAAAAgcatcaacatcaacaaaaacaacagaAGTCACCGATACATGAtcaaaatcaatcaatcaatgttCAACCATCTTGCTTAGTGGTTCCTGCTCAATCTTCTGACACTTTCCAGGAAGTAAAATCTGTTGCTTCTGTCAACAAGGATTGCAGTTTCAGCAGAAATGCCATTATTGATTATAGTCAACAatcacaaaaatcaaatatttcatccAGTACATCTCAATATCTTGGCAGGGACACCAAATCTACCTCCATTTCTCCTCTAATGTCCTCTTTTTCAGTTGGCTCCAGCAATAGCAATATTCAGCAGATTCAAAACTCAACTTCAACATTTGGTGCTGCGAGACCATTGCCTAGCCTTCTGCCCATGACATTTAGACAAGTTCCATATGATATTAAATCCAGTGATTCACTTGATCAAGTATGTCTTAGGAATCCTAGATTTGTTGGGAAAGGTAACCACATATCAagttttgaaaatgaaattgaatcATCTGCAAGTGATTTTAGTCATATGAAAGTATTCGTAGCTTGCAATGGTAACACAGTGAAGGAGGAACCAAAGGAGGAACCAAATTTTATCAGATATTCAAATGTGAACCATCCAGTTCTATATAATTATCCATCTCATGATCATTCAAGTGCATCCACTTAA
- the LOC123885601 gene encoding two-component response regulator ORR21 isoform X2: MPDMDGYKLLEHVGLEMDLPVIMMSVDDRTSTVMKGIRHGACDYFIKPVRLEELRNIWQHVARKFLNESKEHDNSSSREDNDRNNISSAAGATKGIVKEQKKRSNLKDEEDVELENDDPSTSKKPRVVWSVELHQQFVSAVNQLGLDKAVPKKILELMNVPGLTRENVASHLQKFRLYLKRLSGVAQQQNEMLNTVPGTIESKLAAAERYIQTVAASGYVSPETLAALHAELLGHPVTNIVPTVDRTTLMQAFEQEPKHSGADDHDVASGQPLAKCPSNIVNNFPQSILKVDNSSLGYGAWPPSDTLGSVSRGSLGVPNNNMVIDILQHHQKHQHQQKQQKSPIHDQNQSINVQPSCLVVPAQSSDTFQEVKSVASVNKDCSFSRNAIIDYSQQSQKSNISSSTSQYLGRDTKSTSISPLMSSFSVGSSNSNIQQIQNSTSTFGAARPLPSLLPMTFRQVPYDIKSSDSLDQVCLRNPRFVGKGNHISSFENEIESSASDFSHMKVFVACNGNTVKEEPKEEPNFIRYSNVNHPVLYNYPSHDHSSAST; encoded by the exons ATGCCAGACATGGATGGCTATAAACTCCTTGAACATGTTGGGTTGGAAATGGACCTTCCTGTTATTA TGATGTCTGTTGATGATAGGACAAGTACTGTCATGAAGGGAATTAGACATGGGGCTTGTGATTATTTTATTAAGCCCGTACGTTTGGAAGAACTTAGGAATATATGGCAGCATGTTGCTAGGAAATTTTTGAATGAAAGTAAAGAACATGATAATTCTAGCAGCAGAGAAGATAATGATCGCAATAACATTTCTTCTGCTGCTGGTGCAACAAAAGGAATAGttaaagaacaaaaaaagaGAAGCAATttaaaagatgaagaagatgttgAATTGGAGAATGATGATCCCTCTACATCTAAGAAGCCTCGTGTAGTGTGGTCAGTGGAACTGCATCAACAATTTGTCAGTGCTGTGAATCAACTAGGACTTGACA AGGCTGTACCAAAGAAAATACTTGAATTGATGAATGTCCCTGGTTTGACTAGAGAAAATGTTGCGAGTCATTTGCAG AAATTTAGACTTTATTTGAAGCGATTAAGTGGAGTGGCACAGCAACAGAATGAGATGCTAAACACAGTTCCCGGGACTATAGAATCCAAACTAGCTGCTGCTGAAAGATACATACAAACTGTGGCTGCTTCCGGCTATGTTTCCCCTGAAACACTTGCAGCCCTTCATGCTGAACTCTTAGGTCACCCGGTAACTAACATAGTGCCTACAGTGGATAGGACTACGCTAATGCAAGCATTTGAACAGGAGCCAAAACACTCTGGTGCTGATGACCATGATGTAGCATCTGGTCAGCCTCTTGCAAAATGTCCTTCCAACATTGTCAATAATTTCCCTCAGTCCATCTTAAAAGTAGATAATTCATCGTTAGGATATGGAGCATGGCCGCCATCTGATACACTTGGTTCAGTCTCTAGGGGAAGTTTAGGCGTTCCGAATAATAACATGGTGATAGATATATTGCAGCACCATCAAAAgcatcaacatcaacaaaaacaacagaAGTCACCGATACATGAtcaaaatcaatcaatcaatgttCAACCATCTTGCTTAGTGGTTCCTGCTCAATCTTCTGACACTTTCCAGGAAGTAAAATCTGTTGCTTCTGTCAACAAGGATTGCAGTTTCAGCAGAAATGCCATTATTGATTATAGTCAACAatcacaaaaatcaaatatttcatccAGTACATCTCAATATCTTGGCAGGGACACCAAATCTACCTCCATTTCTCCTCTAATGTCCTCTTTTTCAGTTGGCTCCAGCAATAGCAATATTCAGCAGATTCAAAACTCAACTTCAACATTTGGTGCTGCGAGACCATTGCCTAGCCTTCTGCCCATGACATTTAGACAAGTTCCATATGATATTAAATCCAGTGATTCACTTGATCAAGTATGTCTTAGGAATCCTAGATTTGTTGGGAAAGGTAACCACATATCAagttttgaaaatgaaattgaatcATCTGCAAGTGATTTTAGTCATATGAAAGTATTCGTAGCTTGCAATGGTAACACAGTGAAGGAGGAACCAAAGGAGGAACCAAATTTTATCAGATATTCAAATGTGAACCATCCAGTTCTATATAATTATCCATCTCATGATCATTCAAGTGCATCCACTTAA